Proteins encoded by one window of Ignavibacteriales bacterium:
- a CDS encoding ATP-dependent helicase has translation MVKKYHIKKIEPSGLIKLQADESKFQINYKLELNPAQYEAVTSTEGAYLVIAGAGTGKTRTLVYRVARLVEMGIDPKSILLLTFTRKAANEMMNRAAILLDNRCSKINGGTFHSFANLTLRKYAKIVGLDSGFTILDQSDSEDVINLIRSQLNLTDIKKRFPKKQTINKILSFSVNTGIPVEKILEDEYQHFYEFLVLILEIQKIYASYKSKNSLLDYDDLLVYLNRFLSESNSASKTFLASIKYVMVDEYQDTNKLQAEIVKGLTRYNDNVMVVGDDSQSIYSFRGANFKNIMEFPLLYKDVKIIKLEENYRSTQEILNFTNHIIDGAIEKYQKYLFTRKGSGELPAIISATTENMQSKFIVDRILELREEGVPLKDVAVLFRSSYSSFDLEIELNKANIPFQKFGGMKFIETAHVKDVLAFLRIAANPSDVVSWFRILLLHEGVGPKTAQKILDEISSSRLTIKANPEALVSSKYNDKIVKLFVLLNTIHTREMTPTEKAEMVMEYYQPFFNAKYDDFNKRKKDLDIFLNITQNYKNLDSLLADMALDPPLDSVTDVDAGDKEDEFVTLSTIHSAKGLEWHSVFIIHAMEGFFPISQAFDNIEALEEERRLMYVASTRAKQNLYISYPMNIFDRERGVTFSKPSRFIAGINEELAEEWLLEEDF, from the coding sequence CTGGTTTAATTAAGCTTCAGGCAGATGAATCTAAGTTTCAAATAAATTATAAGCTGGAATTAAATCCTGCACAGTATGAAGCTGTAACATCTACAGAAGGCGCTTACTTAGTTATTGCTGGTGCAGGAACCGGAAAGACAAGAACACTCGTCTATCGCGTAGCAAGATTGGTTGAAATGGGTATTGATCCCAAATCCATTTTGCTTTTAACTTTTACCAGGAAAGCCGCAAACGAAATGATGAACCGTGCAGCAATCCTGCTGGATAACCGTTGTTCTAAAATAAATGGAGGAACTTTTCATTCTTTTGCTAATCTTACTTTAAGAAAATACGCTAAAATAGTTGGTCTGGATTCCGGGTTTACTATTCTGGATCAATCCGACAGCGAAGATGTAATTAATTTAATTCGTTCTCAGCTTAATCTAACCGACATCAAGAAAAGATTTCCAAAGAAACAAACAATTAACAAAATATTAAGCTTTAGTGTAAATACAGGAATTCCAGTTGAAAAGATACTAGAAGATGAATACCAGCATTTTTATGAATTCTTAGTATTGATTCTGGAAATTCAAAAAATTTATGCTTCTTATAAAAGTAAAAATAGTTTGCTTGATTATGATGATTTGCTTGTTTACTTAAATCGTTTTTTATCAGAATCCAATTCCGCCTCTAAAACTTTTCTTGCATCAATTAAATATGTAATGGTTGATGAATACCAGGATACAAACAAACTGCAAGCAGAAATTGTGAAAGGATTAACACGCTACAATGATAACGTAATGGTAGTCGGCGATGATTCACAATCAATTTATTCTTTTCGCGGAGCCAATTTCAAGAACATTATGGAATTCCCTTTACTTTACAAGGATGTAAAAATTATTAAGCTTGAAGAGAATTACAGAAGTACACAGGAGATTTTGAATTTTACAAATCATATTATTGATGGAGCAATTGAGAAGTATCAGAAATATCTATTCACAAGAAAAGGAAGCGGTGAACTGCCGGCAATTATTTCTGCAACAACTGAGAATATGCAGTCCAAATTTATTGTTGATAGAATCCTTGAGTTGCGAGAAGAAGGAGTTCCGTTAAAAGATGTTGCTGTTCTTTTCCGCTCTTCTTATTCCTCTTTCGATCTAGAAATTGAATTGAATAAGGCGAACATTCCTTTCCAGAAATTTGGCGGAATGAAATTTATAGAAACTGCGCATGTAAAAGATGTTCTTGCATTCCTTCGCATTGCAGCAAATCCAAGTGATGTTGTAAGCTGGTTTAGAATTTTACTATTGCACGAAGGTGTTGGACCAAAAACAGCACAAAAAATCCTGGACGAAATTTCATCCTCCCGCCTTACAATAAAAGCAAATCCGGAAGCGCTTGTTTCCTCAAAGTATAATGATAAAATAGTTAAGCTGTTTGTTTTGCTTAATACAATTCACACCAGGGAAATGACTCCAACTGAAAAAGCTGAAATGGTTATGGAGTATTATCAACCATTCTTTAATGCAAAGTATGATGATTTTAATAAACGGAAAAAAGATTTGGATATTTTCCTTAACATCACCCAAAATTATAAAAACCTTGATTCGCTGCTTGCTGATATGGCTTTAGATCCACCATTGGATAGTGTTACCGATGTTGATGCTGGTGATAAAGAAGATGAATTTGTTACATTGTCAACAATTCATTCGGCAAAGGGATTGGAGTGGCATTCCGTTTTTATAATTCACGCGATGGAAGGATTCTTTCCCATTAGTCAGGCGTTTGATAATATTGAAGCATTAGAAGAAGAACGAAGATTAATGTATGTTGCATCCACAAGGGCAAAACAAAATCTTTACATTTCTTACCCGATGAATATTTTTGATAGAGAAAGAGGTGTTACTTTTTCTAAACCTTCACGGTTTATTGCCGGCATTAATGAAGAACTTGCTGAAGAATGGCTGCTGGAAGAAGATTTTTGA
- a CDS encoding T9SS type A sorting domain-containing protein: MKKIVLLLVILVSSQFFAQALLEESFAYDAGTLITATPTPGWVLSGTNTSNPLTVVSPGLTFPNYPGVKGNALAMTTSGEDDYKAFTPEDSGSVYLFFLVNFSASQTGDYFIALSQSTAQTNYYARLHSKASGAGFVLGISKNNEVSGGALYGSTVLNFNQTYPVCVKYTFNTVDATDDAVSVYVITEASFPTTEPVTPEVGPYTFPGKTDATDLGYITLRQGNATAAPTFTIDEFRIQTTWLKNVLSGNYYIPQGSNPQGFATLNDAVTSLNLIGVTGTVNFLLDADTLRENSFTFNAPLSAANNVVIKPAPGRNVCLIVAPGTSMGNGIQMIGFDKGYVTFDGSNNGSTSRNLIVTTETDAVAVPFGLNTSNADTVVLKNLIIKNLDNVTTNFRYGAVINDKDGVWGLRVENCQIGTATRPVRRDGLAPWGTTAPNQFSFVNNEIYCGTRGVTSLYLTESEIIGNTINLLPTTAGATDSYNHGIYITGASGSIVIKENTINCLEKTINASAYLVGIAFAGNSFDATDSISVVNNIINVGASNETRSTYGIGLRSAGNMGNLKVYFNTIVINDNASTLVSYGIGNHTNGTGPVNIDLKNNIIINNHSGNVGSSAIGMIPATSVLTSDYNDLLSNQNFVNYQGTSYANLAAWQVAAQDAHSLAVNPGFTSATDLHLSSNLSPVVGKGIAIPGITTDIDNELRKATPDIGADENLDVVPVELVAFNAQYSNSVVTLNWKTATETNNQGFQVERKANGDWEKVGYVKGAGTSSNINQYSFVDNNVRQIEKVSYRLKQIDLNGSYNYSSEVEVATKQPNKFELSQNYPNPFNPTTKINYTIPVDSKVTLDVYSITGELVIELVNEVQSAGTYTVDFNASNLANGTYFYKITAGSFVQAKKMMLVK; the protein is encoded by the coding sequence ATGAAAAAAATCGTACTTCTCTTAGTAATTCTTGTCTCTAGTCAATTCTTCGCTCAAGCTCTTCTAGAAGAAAGTTTCGCTTATGATGCAGGTACACTTATTACTGCAACACCAACCCCAGGTTGGGTGCTCAGTGGAACAAATACTTCAAATCCTTTAACAGTTGTAAGTCCAGGACTTACTTTCCCTAATTATCCTGGTGTAAAAGGAAATGCTCTTGCAATGACAACAAGTGGTGAAGATGATTATAAAGCATTTACACCTGAAGATTCAGGGAGTGTTTATCTATTCTTTTTAGTTAATTTCTCTGCATCACAAACAGGTGATTATTTTATTGCACTATCACAATCAACTGCTCAAACAAATTATTATGCACGTTTACATTCAAAAGCATCTGGAGCCGGATTTGTATTAGGTATAAGCAAAAATAATGAAGTTTCTGGTGGTGCATTATATGGAAGCACTGTATTAAATTTTAACCAAACATATCCAGTTTGCGTAAAATATACTTTTAATACAGTTGATGCTACAGATGATGCCGTTAGCGTTTATGTAATAACCGAAGCTTCTTTTCCAACTACGGAACCTGTAACTCCGGAGGTAGGTCCTTACACTTTTCCAGGTAAAACCGATGCAACAGATCTTGGTTATATAACACTTCGCCAGGGAAATGCTACTGCTGCACCTACATTTACTATTGACGAGTTTAGAATCCAAACAACTTGGCTAAAAAATGTTCTTAGTGGCAATTATTATATTCCTCAAGGTTCAAATCCGCAAGGATTTGCAACCCTTAATGATGCTGTTACTTCATTAAATTTAATTGGGGTTACCGGAACAGTAAACTTTCTATTAGATGCAGACACATTAAGGGAAAATAGCTTTACTTTTAATGCACCTTTGTCGGCTGCTAATAATGTTGTTATTAAACCAGCACCCGGAAGAAATGTTTGCTTAATTGTAGCACCCGGTACGTCAATGGGTAATGGCATCCAGATGATTGGTTTCGACAAAGGTTATGTAACATTTGATGGAAGTAATAATGGATCAACAAGCCGTAACCTTATCGTTACAACAGAAACTGATGCCGTCGCAGTTCCTTTTGGTTTGAATACCTCAAATGCAGATACCGTTGTTCTTAAAAACCTCATTATCAAGAATCTTGATAATGTAACTACAAATTTCAGATACGGTGCAGTTATTAATGACAAAGACGGTGTTTGGGGTTTACGGGTTGAGAATTGCCAAATCGGTACAGCAACGCGGCCAGTACGACGTGATGGACTTGCTCCTTGGGGTACTACTGCACCAAACCAATTTAGCTTCGTGAATAATGAGATTTATTGTGGAACACGCGGTGTTACTTCTCTTTACCTCACCGAAAGTGAAATAATTGGCAATACGATAAACCTGCTTCCTACCACTGCCGGAGCTACGGATTCCTATAATCATGGAATTTATATTACTGGTGCTTCAGGTAGTATAGTCATTAAGGAAAATACAATCAACTGTCTTGAAAAAACTATTAATGCCAGTGCCTATCTTGTCGGTATTGCCTTTGCCGGAAATAGTTTTGATGCAACGGATAGTATAAGTGTCGTCAATAACATTATCAATGTAGGCGCCTCGAATGAAACACGTTCTACGTATGGCATCGGATTACGTTCAGCAGGTAATATGGGTAATCTTAAAGTTTATTTTAATACAATAGTGATCAATGATAATGCATCTACGCTTGTGAGCTATGGTATCGGAAACCACACAAATGGTACAGGTCCGGTTAATATTGATCTGAAAAACAATATTATCATAAACAATCACTCAGGTAATGTTGGCTCCTCCGCCATTGGTATGATTCCGGCTACCTCAGTGCTGACTTCAGATTATAATGATTTACTCTCCAATCAGAATTTTGTCAATTATCAAGGTACATCGTATGCTAACTTAGCAGCTTGGCAAGTAGCAGCCCAGGATGCACATAGTTTGGCAGTTAATCCAGGATTTACTTCAGCTACCGATTTACATTTATCTTCAAATTTATCACCAGTTGTTGGTAAGGGAATTGCTATTCCTGGCATTACAACAGATATTGATAATGAATTAAGAAAAGCAACACCAGACATTGGTGCAGATGAAAATTTAGATGTAGTTCCTGTGGAACTAGTAGCATTCAATGCACAGTACTCTAATTCTGTTGTTACATTAAATTGGAAAACTGCAACAGAAACTAACAACCAGGGCTTCCAGGTTGAAAGAAAAGCAAATGGAGACTGGGAAAAAGTTGGTTATGTTAAAGGTGCAGGTACTTCATCAAATATAAATCAATATTCTTTTGTTGATAATAATGTTCGCCAGATTGAAAAAGTTTCTTATCGTTTGAAACAAATTGATCTGAATGGTTCATACAATTATTCTTCAGAAGTTGAAGTTGCTACTAAACAGCCAAATAAATTTGAGTTGAGCCAGAATTATCCAAATCCATTTAACCCAACAACAAAAATCAATTATACAATACCAGTTGATAGCAAAGTAACATTAGATGTTTACTCAATCACTGGCGAACTTGTAATTGAGTTGGTAAATGAAGTTCAATCAGCTGGAACATATACAGTAGATTTCAATGCAAGCAATCTTGCAAATGGAACATACTTCTATAAGATTACTGCAGGTAGTTTTGTTCAAGCAAAGAAGATGATGTTGGTTAAATAA
- a CDS encoding T9SS type A sorting domain-containing protein, which yields MKKILLIICFTLITNSWLFAQFLSGTYYVGVAGTRPGGGDPEYLTLFAACTALNTNIIIGDCTFLICSDIPEPANVGLGLNTNGFTITFKPAEGIQPTITFTKTTDNAGRTGNLVIGCPNLAVTSANNYGMVKTENIVIDGSNIVGGTSRDLTFLSPSTSFSGAHTITLMGDVNHCIIKNCIVRTLGATGSSIYGVTFVNRYGGTPAVFSTPDSILVDNCDILCNNGNAAQAFSITNSFSGSPTWTSFSQGCVIRNCKITGRTRGIMINTGGNTDIYNNEILVNQTTTGFSSSAVLSLTIDPSAVINIYNNKFSLLSTGNKDAGDYGINAINVSSGGTYNIYNNMIYGFATTTVAANPNCQLYGIRTESAAATVNAYFNSILLPEIAIIRGTGVLGYRGIYVSNGTVALKNNIIFSQEATDSVYGVYRRGVAGTLVSDYNDFGTSSATGYAGYWQNAPTPLLSDWTTASQLDSHSISVDPQFVSTTDLHLAVNTSLVMGKGTPISTITKDIDGQDRDTPPELGADEIPGLVPVELVAFNAQFSNSIVTLNWKTATETNNQGFQVERKANGNWEKVGYVKGAGTSSNINQYSYVDNNVPQVEKVSYRLKQIDLNGSYNYSSEVEVATQQPNKFELSQNYPNPFNPTTKINYTIPVDSKVTLAVYSITGELVIELVNELQTAGTYTVDFNASNLANGTYFYKISAGNFIQAKKMMLVK from the coding sequence ATGAAAAAGATTCTACTGATAATCTGTTTTACTTTAATAACTAACTCGTGGCTATTTGCACAATTTTTATCGGGGACATATTATGTTGGCGTTGCTGGTACCAGACCAGGAGGTGGTGATCCTGAATATCTTACATTATTTGCTGCCTGTACTGCTTTAAATACTAATATAATTATTGGGGATTGTACATTTCTTATTTGTAGTGATATACCCGAACCAGCGAATGTTGGATTAGGATTAAATACAAATGGATTTACAATTACTTTTAAGCCTGCCGAGGGAATACAGCCTACTATCACTTTTACCAAAACTACAGATAATGCTGGACGCACAGGGAACCTGGTAATAGGTTGCCCCAATTTAGCAGTTACTTCAGCTAATAATTATGGTATGGTTAAAACAGAAAATATAGTAATAGATGGTTCTAATATAGTTGGAGGAACGAGTAGAGATTTAACTTTCCTTTCTCCTTCTACATCCTTTTCAGGCGCCCACACTATTACATTAATGGGCGATGTAAATCATTGTATCATTAAAAATTGCATTGTAAGAACTTTAGGAGCAACTGGAAGCAGTATATATGGTGTAACATTTGTAAACAGATATGGTGGTACACCAGCCGTATTTTCTACACCAGACTCAATCCTTGTGGATAATTGCGATATACTTTGTAATAATGGTAATGCTGCTCAGGCGTTTTCCATAACAAATAGCTTTTCAGGTAGCCCTACTTGGACATCATTCTCACAAGGTTGTGTTATAAGAAATTGTAAAATAACTGGTAGAACAAGAGGCATTATGATAAATACAGGTGGAAATACTGATATTTATAATAATGAAATTTTGGTAAATCAAACTACTACTGGGTTTTCGAGTTCCGCGGTATTGTCTTTAACTATTGATCCATCTGCGGTTATAAATATTTATAATAATAAATTTTCCCTACTCTCAACAGGGAATAAAGATGCAGGTGATTACGGTATAAATGCTATTAATGTTAGTTCAGGGGGTACTTATAATATTTATAATAATATGATTTATGGTTTTGCCACAACCACTGTAGCCGCAAATCCTAACTGCCAATTATATGGTATTCGAACAGAGTCTGCTGCTGCGACAGTAAATGCTTACTTCAATAGCATATTATTACCAGAAATAGCAATAATCCGTGGTACTGGAGTTTTGGGTTATAGAGGAATTTATGTTAGTAATGGGACTGTTGCTCTAAAAAATAATATAATTTTCTCTCAGGAAGCTACCGATAGTGTATACGGAGTTTATCGTAGAGGAGTTGCTGGTACTTTAGTTTCTGATTACAATGATTTTGGTACATCATCTGCTACAGGTTATGCAGGATATTGGCAAAATGCACCAACACCATTGCTTTCAGATTGGACAACAGCTTCACAATTAGATTCCCATAGTATTAGTGTTGATCCACAATTTGTTTCTACTACTGATTTACACTTAGCAGTAAATACTTCTCTTGTTATGGGAAAGGGAACACCGATTTCTACAATTACAAAAGATATTGATGGACAGGATCGGGATACACCTCCAGAACTTGGTGCAGATGAAATTCCAGGATTAGTTCCAGTTGAGCTTGTTGCATTTAATGCACAATTCTCTAATTCCATTGTTACATTAAACTGGAAAACTGCAACAGAAACTAACAACCAGGGCTTCCAGGTTGAAAGAAAAGCAAACGGAAACTGGGAAAAAGTTGGTTATGTTAAAGGTGCAGGTACTTCATCAAATATAAATCAGTATTCTTATGTTGATAATAATGTTCCCCAGGTTGAAAAAGTTTCTTATCGTTTGAAACAAATTGATCTGAATGGTTCATACAATTATTCTTCAGAAGTTGAAGTTGCAACACAACAGCCAAATAAATTTGAGTTGAGTCAGAATTATCCTAATCCATTTAACCCAACAACAAAGATCAATTATACAATACCAGTTGATAGCAAAGTAACATTAGCTGTTTACTCAATCACTGGCGAACTTGTAATTGAGTTAGTTAATGAATTACAGACAGCTGGAACATATACAGTAGATTTCAATGCAAGCAATCTTGCAAATGGAACATACTTCTATAAGATTTCCGCTGGTAATTTTATTCAAGCAAAGAAGATGATGTTGGTTAAATAA